One genomic window of Peromyscus maniculatus bairdii isolate BWxNUB_F1_BW_parent chromosome 2, HU_Pman_BW_mat_3.1, whole genome shotgun sequence includes the following:
- the Efhd2 gene encoding EF-hand domain-containing protein D2: protein MATDELASKLSRRLQMEGEGGEATEQPGLNGAAAAAAAGAPDEAAQALGSADDELSAKLLRRADLNQGIGEPQSPSRRVFNPYTEFKEFSRKQIKDMEKMFKQYDAGRDGFIDLMELKLMMEKLGAPQTHLGLKSMINEVDEDFDSKLSFREFLLIFRKAAAGELQEDSGLHVLARLSEIDVSTEGVKGAKNFFEAKVQAINVSSRFEEEIKAEQEERKKQAEEVKQRKAAFKELQSTFK from the exons ATGGCCACGGAcgagctggccagcaagctgagCCGGAGGCTGCAGATGGAGGGCGAAGGCGGCGAGGCGACCGAGCAGCCGGGGCTCaacggggcggcggcggcggcggcggccggggcTCCCGACGAAGCTGCCCAGGCGTTGGGCAGCGCGGACGACGAGCTGAGCGCCAAGCTGCTGCGGCGCGCGGACCTCAACCAGGGCATCGGCGAGCCGCAGTCTCCCAGCCGCCGCGTCTTCAACCCCTACACCGAGTTCAAGGAGTTCTCCAGGAAGCAGATCAAAGACATGGAGAAGATGTTCAAGCA GTATGATGCCGGCAGGGATGGCTTCATCGACCTGATGGAACTGAAACTCATGATGGAGAAACTCGGGGCCCCCCAGACTCACCTGGGCCTGAAGAGCATGATCAATGAGGTGGATGAGGATTTTGACAGCAAACTCAGCTTCCGGGAG TTCCTTCTGATCTTCCGCAAGGCGGCGGCAGGGGAGTTGCAGGAAGACAGTGGCTTGCACGTTTTGGCCCGCCTCTCCGAGATCGACGTCTCCACAGAGGGCGTGAAGGGTGCCAAGAACTTCTTCGAGGCCAAG gtccaGGCCATCAACGTGTCCAGCCGCTTTGAGGAGGAGATCAAAGCCGagcaagaggaaaggaagaagcaggCTGAGGAGGTGAAGCAGCGGAAGGCGGCCTTTAAGGAGCTACAGTCCACCTTCAAGTAG